The following proteins are co-located in the Paludibaculum fermentans genome:
- a CDS encoding ABC transporter permease, with amino-acid sequence MNTLLQDLRHALRGFARSPGFTLAAVLSLAIGIGANSAIFSVANALLLQPLPYRNPDRLVILWNRSPGLNIAEDWFSTAQYFDIRNGHSGFEQLAIAIGANYNLTGDGEPERIGTIRVSSNLLPMLGAQAALGRLFLAEEDHPGRGGTAILSHATWIRRYGSDPRVVGRSITLNGQSYQIVGVLPQQFSLPREVLPTLGVAEDGEIFLPLPLGAEAASTRTREDYNILGRLKPGVTPAQAQAEMSGITTRLVRSFPDYYPPNSGLTFSVVPLQEQVVGDVRRPLLILLGAVAFVLLIACANVANLLLARAMSRQKEIAIRVALGAGRGQILRQLLTESILLSLGGGALGVVFAMAGIDWIHAIQPRNVPRLSSISVTSEVLLFTFVISLLSGLLFGLAPAFRMAGTHPAGRLKEEGRGAAGANSIWGRGNHLRRLLVVSELALSVVLLIGAGLLIRSFARLQNVPPGFNPKGVLTLELTMTGRGYAKSENVLSAYRDLWQRLDRLPGVTSSGGVSALPLSNYFSWGPITVEGRTPQPGEEFINADQRIAGGRYFETLGIPLLRGRLFQQQDKLDAPRVIVIDEYMAQQLWPNQDPIGKRIRTSGARSDAPWHTVIGVVRQVKQYGLDATSRIAFYLPHTQYPTRALYVTLHTDSDPATLVSAVRKEIRALDPELPIYRVRTMQQRVEESMARRRFSMTLLTLFASLALALAAIGVYGVMSYLVDQGTREIGIRMALGATPNSITGFVVARGMLVAACGVGAGLLGAAALTRVMSSLLYGVQATDSATFSTIAALLSAIAFFATYVPARRAARIDPMTSLRSE; translated from the coding sequence ATGAATACGCTGCTTCAGGATCTCCGGCACGCCTTGCGAGGCTTCGCCAGAAGCCCAGGATTCACCCTCGCCGCAGTGCTCTCCCTGGCCATCGGCATTGGCGCCAACTCCGCCATCTTCAGCGTCGCCAACGCACTCCTGCTGCAGCCGCTGCCCTACCGGAATCCCGATCGACTCGTCATCCTCTGGAACCGCTCGCCCGGCCTCAACATCGCGGAAGACTGGTTCTCCACGGCTCAGTACTTCGACATCCGCAACGGCCATAGCGGCTTTGAGCAACTCGCCATCGCCATCGGAGCCAACTACAACCTCACAGGCGACGGCGAACCCGAACGCATCGGCACCATCCGGGTCTCCTCCAACCTGCTGCCCATGCTGGGCGCCCAGGCCGCGCTGGGCCGCCTGTTTCTGGCCGAAGAGGACCACCCAGGCCGAGGCGGCACCGCCATCCTCAGCCACGCGACATGGATTCGCCGCTATGGCAGCGACCCGCGCGTCGTCGGGCGCTCCATCACCCTCAACGGGCAAAGCTACCAGATCGTCGGCGTCCTGCCGCAACAGTTCTCGCTTCCGCGCGAAGTGCTGCCTACGCTCGGTGTCGCCGAAGACGGCGAGATCTTTCTCCCGCTGCCTCTCGGCGCCGAAGCCGCGTCCACCAGGACTCGCGAGGACTACAACATCCTTGGCCGCCTGAAGCCGGGCGTCACCCCCGCCCAGGCCCAGGCGGAGATGAGCGGCATCACCACCCGCCTCGTCCGCTCGTTCCCTGATTACTACCCACCCAACTCGGGCCTCACCTTCAGCGTCGTACCCTTGCAGGAACAGGTTGTCGGCGATGTCCGCCGCCCCCTGCTGATCCTGCTGGGCGCGGTGGCGTTCGTGCTGCTCATCGCCTGCGCCAACGTCGCCAACCTCCTGCTGGCCCGCGCAATGAGCCGCCAGAAGGAGATCGCCATCCGCGTCGCACTCGGCGCCGGGCGCGGCCAGATCCTGCGCCAGTTGCTGACGGAGAGCATCCTGCTCTCGCTGGGCGGCGGCGCGCTGGGTGTCGTCTTCGCCATGGCCGGCATCGATTGGATCCACGCCATCCAGCCGCGCAACGTGCCGCGCCTTTCCAGCATCTCCGTCACCAGCGAAGTGCTGCTCTTCACCTTCGTCATCAGCCTTCTCTCCGGCCTGCTCTTCGGACTCGCCCCGGCCTTCCGCATGGCCGGCACCCATCCCGCCGGCCGCCTCAAGGAAGAGGGCCGCGGAGCCGCCGGAGCCAACAGCATCTGGGGCCGCGGCAATCACCTGCGCCGCCTGCTGGTCGTCTCTGAACTCGCCCTTTCCGTTGTGCTTCTGATCGGTGCGGGCCTTCTCATTCGCAGTTTCGCCCGGCTCCAGAACGTACCGCCCGGCTTCAACCCCAAAGGCGTGCTCACCCTCGAACTGACGATGACCGGCCGCGGGTACGCGAAATCCGAGAACGTCCTCAGTGCCTATCGCGATCTCTGGCAGCGCCTCGATCGCCTCCCCGGCGTCACCTCCTCCGGCGGAGTCAGTGCCCTGCCGCTCTCCAACTACTTCTCGTGGGGCCCCATCACGGTGGAAGGCCGCACGCCACAACCAGGCGAGGAATTCATCAACGCCGACCAGCGCATCGCGGGCGGCCGGTATTTCGAAACCCTGGGCATCCCCTTGCTGCGAGGCCGTCTATTCCAGCAGCAGGACAAACTCGATGCGCCCCGCGTCATCGTGATCGACGAGTACATGGCCCAGCAGCTTTGGCCCAATCAGGATCCCATCGGCAAACGAATCCGAACCAGCGGAGCCAGGTCCGATGCGCCCTGGCACACGGTGATTGGAGTCGTGAGGCAAGTGAAGCAATACGGCCTGGACGCCACCTCGCGCATTGCGTTCTACCTGCCCCATACGCAGTACCCCACACGCGCCCTGTACGTCACTCTCCACACGGACTCTGACCCCGCCACCCTCGTCTCCGCCGTCAGGAAAGAGATCCGGGCACTGGATCCGGAGTTGCCCATCTACCGCGTCCGCACCATGCAGCAGCGCGTCGAGGAATCCATGGCCCGCCGCCGATTCTCGATGACCCTCCTGACGCTCTTTGCCTCCCTGGCCCTCGCCCTGGCAGCCATCGGAGTCTACGGCGTCATGTCGTACCTCGTCGATCAAGGGACGCGCGAAATCGGCATCCGCATGGCCCTGGGCGCCACTCCGAACTCGATCACCGGCTTCGTCGTCGCGCGCGGTATGCTCGTTGCGGCCTGCGGCGTAGGGGCGGGCCTGCTCGGTGCCGCGGCCCTCACACGAGTCATGAGCAGCCTGCTCTACGGCGTGCAGGCCACGGATTCAGCAACCTTTTCCACCATCGCGGCGCTGCTCTCTGCCATTGCCTTCTTCGCCACCTACGTGCCGGCCCGGCGCGCGGCGCGCATCGACCCGATGACCTCGCTCCGCAGCGAGTAG
- a CDS encoding xanthine dehydrogenase family protein molybdopterin-binding subunit, translating to MAENDLLLAEYKRRDFLKLLGSGSLLTLSIQGAEPPVRLRMAPDGLVDAFTGKIEMGQGARTLLAQAIAEELRLPVERIRLTMADTDLVPDDGGTWASLTSPETVPAVRKDAAAFAGHSLTEPRDWKVLGQSVPPLHGRAAVTGSLQYCGDLHVENMRHGCIVRPDAYRARLESFDDSAARAIPGVQVVRDGDLLGVVAPDRQTALEAARLVQAKWKPEPLPSLDEMRETFRTKSIEPVEVKDTRYPPLIRQGDTEAALAKAHRRLHSTYWLPPIAHVALEPRAAIAEWRDGTLVVRCGKQAPFLVRAELAKAFGVPESKVRIIVTMPGGGFGGKQRGECELEAARLAKAAQAPVRLAWTREEEFWVAYSRPAALVDVESGVDAAGRLSAWRFRNYNAGAPGIKPPYVIADMSNEFWRSETPLRQGSYRALAATANNFARESHVDEWAHELKQDPLEFRLANIDDARLKEALEKGAALFGWGRRKLGNGRGFGLACNLEKLARLALFVETEGAAKQLRVVRLVAVGDFGAALNPDNLKNQMQGAIIQGLGGALWEQLRFDGSRQLTRRLSQYRVPRFQDVPDLRVEIIDRREIPAAGAGESSIALPAPALANALYAATGVRPHALPLTT from the coding sequence GTGGCTGAAAACGACCTCCTCCTGGCCGAGTACAAGCGGCGCGACTTCCTCAAGTTGCTGGGCTCCGGCAGCCTGCTCACCCTCTCCATACAGGGTGCCGAGCCGCCCGTCCGCCTACGCATGGCGCCCGATGGCCTGGTCGACGCCTTCACCGGCAAGATCGAAATGGGCCAGGGTGCGCGGACACTGTTGGCCCAGGCCATCGCCGAAGAACTGCGCCTGCCGGTCGAGAGAATCCGCCTGACCATGGCTGACACGGACCTCGTCCCCGATGACGGCGGCACCTGGGCCTCCCTGACCTCGCCGGAAACCGTGCCTGCCGTGCGCAAGGACGCCGCCGCCTTCGCGGGCCACTCCTTGACGGAGCCGAGGGACTGGAAGGTCCTGGGACAGTCGGTACCCCCGCTTCACGGGCGCGCGGCCGTCACCGGCTCGCTGCAGTATTGCGGAGACCTGCACGTCGAAAATATGCGCCATGGCTGCATTGTCCGTCCGGACGCCTACCGCGCCCGGCTCGAATCCTTCGACGATTCGGCAGCTCGCGCCATACCCGGAGTTCAAGTCGTCCGCGATGGCGATCTCCTCGGCGTCGTCGCGCCCGATCGCCAGACCGCCCTGGAGGCCGCGCGCCTGGTCCAGGCCAAGTGGAAGCCGGAACCCCTGCCCTCCCTCGACGAAATGCGCGAGACCTTCCGCACCAAGAGCATCGAACCCGTCGAGGTAAAGGACACCCGCTACCCGCCGCTCATCCGCCAGGGCGACACCGAAGCCGCTTTAGCCAAGGCCCACCGCCGTCTCCATTCCACCTACTGGCTACCGCCCATCGCCCACGTGGCCCTGGAACCTCGCGCCGCCATCGCCGAGTGGCGCGACGGAACCCTGGTCGTCCGCTGCGGCAAGCAGGCGCCCTTCCTGGTCCGCGCGGAATTGGCGAAGGCCTTCGGAGTGCCGGAATCCAAGGTACGAATCATCGTGACCATGCCCGGGGGCGGCTTCGGCGGCAAACAACGCGGCGAATGCGAACTCGAAGCCGCTCGGCTGGCCAAGGCCGCGCAAGCGCCGGTCCGCCTGGCCTGGACACGCGAGGAGGAATTCTGGGTGGCATACTCGCGCCCCGCCGCCCTGGTCGACGTGGAAAGCGGAGTGGATGCCGCCGGCCGGCTCTCCGCCTGGCGCTTCCGCAACTACAACGCCGGAGCGCCCGGCATCAAACCGCCCTATGTCATTGCCGACATGTCCAACGAGTTCTGGCGGTCTGAGACGCCTCTCCGCCAGGGCTCCTATCGCGCGCTGGCCGCCACCGCCAACAACTTCGCCCGCGAATCGCACGTCGACGAATGGGCGCACGAGTTGAAGCAAGACCCCTTGGAATTCCGGCTCGCCAACATCGACGACGCGCGCCTGAAGGAAGCACTGGAGAAGGGCGCCGCGCTCTTCGGCTGGGGCCGCCGCAAGCTCGGTAACGGCCGCGGCTTCGGCCTGGCCTGTAATCTCGAGAAACTGGCCCGCCTGGCGCTCTTCGTGGAAACCGAAGGCGCGGCGAAGCAACTGCGCGTTGTCCGCCTGGTCGCCGTCGGCGACTTCGGCGCGGCGCTCAATCCCGACAATCTGAAGAACCAGATGCAGGGCGCCATCATTCAAGGCCTGGGCGGCGCGCTCTGGGAACAGTTGCGCTTCGACGGCAGCCGCCAGCTTACCCGGCGGCTCTCCCAATACCGTGTCCCGCGTTTTCAGGATGTGCCGGATCTGCGCGTGGAGATCATCGACCGCCGCGAGATTCCGGCCGCCGGAGCGGGCGAGTCGTCCATTGCCCTGCCCGCTCCCGCATTGGCCAACGCGTTATACGCGGCAACGGGCGTTCGTCCCCACGCCCTGCCGCTCACCACCTAA
- a CDS encoding (2Fe-2S)-binding protein: MELKFRLNGADRSLQVPPRLTLLDAIRDYAGLTGTKYGCGEGQCGACTVLLDGQAVKSCILPAASAQGKEVTTIEGLAVDGKLHPVQQAFLDHSAFQCGFCTPGMITGAVSFLAQHSHPSEADIRAGLQSHICRCGTYPRIVAAVRAVASLGKEDRRG; the protein is encoded by the coding sequence ATGGAACTGAAATTCCGGCTGAACGGCGCGGACCGGAGTCTGCAAGTCCCGCCCAGATTGACGCTGCTCGACGCAATCCGGGACTACGCCGGCCTGACGGGCACCAAGTACGGCTGCGGCGAAGGCCAGTGCGGCGCGTGCACAGTCCTGCTGGACGGACAGGCTGTGAAATCCTGCATCCTGCCCGCCGCCTCCGCCCAGGGGAAGGAAGTCACCACCATCGAAGGCCTGGCCGTGGACGGCAAACTGCATCCGGTCCAGCAGGCATTTCTCGACCACTCCGCATTTCAGTGCGGCTTCTGCACGCCCGGCATGATCACGGGAGCCGTCTCGTTCCTCGCCCAACATTCACACCCTTCCGAAGCAGACATCCGCGCGGGCCTGCAAAGCCACATCTGCCGTTGTGGGACTTACCCTCGCATCGTCGCCGCCGTTCGGGCTGTCGCCTCGCTGGGCAAGGAGGATCGTCGTGGCTGA
- a CDS encoding alkaline phosphatase family protein, giving the protein MWKNLLATALLSTALFAQTADRRVIVISVDGLKAETLRDSAKLGLKIPNLAEMRDKGAVSAGLTGVFPTVTYPSHTTMMTGVQPAEHGILGNNLFDPESRTHGAWYWFSELIKKPTLWDAAKSAGKTVGAVAWPVTVGARIDYNIPEYAVFHGEDSLLLQRSISTPGLYEECEKALGKNTWDAPQTDALRAAQAAYILRTRKPHLMLIHLIDLDHEEHGFGPGSPEAHHALEEIDKAIGSIRAAVREAGIESSTHWVILSDHGFWPVSQAFQPQAFLSSLGLAAPEGKPAEWRVATHANGGSVAFVVKDPKDTEAQQIVMKALATLQANERWGVEHVLDKTQLAERKSYSHAFAAVSMRRGFTVGSNRSGAWITSSGATRGMHGFVPGPAELDCTFLVYGPGIAARALPHGNLADVATTTSVLLGVSLPESKGQDLLKQ; this is encoded by the coding sequence ATGTGGAAGAACCTCCTGGCCACTGCCCTCTTGTCAACCGCCCTGTTCGCCCAGACGGCTGACCGGCGTGTGATTGTGATCTCGGTCGACGGCCTAAAAGCCGAGACGCTCCGCGACTCGGCGAAGCTGGGGCTAAAGATCCCTAACCTCGCGGAAATGCGAGACAAAGGTGCAGTTTCCGCCGGTCTCACTGGAGTCTTCCCCACGGTGACCTATCCCAGCCACACAACGATGATGACCGGGGTCCAGCCCGCCGAGCACGGCATCCTCGGAAACAACCTGTTCGACCCTGAAAGCCGCACGCACGGGGCCTGGTACTGGTTCTCCGAACTCATCAAAAAGCCCACGCTCTGGGACGCCGCCAAATCTGCGGGCAAGACCGTTGGAGCCGTCGCCTGGCCCGTCACCGTCGGCGCCAGGATCGACTACAACATTCCCGAGTATGCCGTCTTCCACGGAGAAGACTCGCTGCTGCTGCAACGGTCCATCAGCACCCCCGGCCTCTATGAGGAATGCGAAAAGGCGCTCGGCAAGAACACATGGGACGCACCCCAAACCGATGCCCTGCGCGCCGCCCAGGCCGCCTACATCCTCCGCACCCGCAAGCCGCACCTCATGCTGATCCACCTGATTGACCTGGATCATGAGGAACACGGCTTCGGCCCCGGCAGCCCTGAGGCCCATCACGCGCTGGAAGAGATCGACAAGGCCATCGGCTCGATCCGTGCGGCTGTCCGCGAAGCCGGCATCGAAAGTTCCACTCATTGGGTCATCCTGAGCGACCACGGCTTCTGGCCGGTCTCTCAGGCCTTCCAACCCCAGGCGTTCCTGTCGAGCCTCGGCCTGGCCGCACCCGAAGGCAAGCCCGCGGAGTGGCGCGTCGCCACCCACGCCAACGGCGGCTCCGTCGCCTTCGTCGTCAAAGACCCAAAGGACACAGAAGCCCAGCAAATCGTCATGAAGGCCCTGGCCACCCTGCAGGCCAACGAGCGCTGGGGCGTGGAACACGTCCTGGACAAGACTCAACTTGCCGAGCGCAAATCCTACTCGCACGCCTTCGCCGCCGTCAGCATGCGCCGCGGCTTCACCGTGGGCAGCAATCGTAGCGGCGCCTGGATCACGTCCTCTGGAGCCACCCGCGGCATGCACGGTTTCGTGCCCGGCCCCGCCGAGCTCGACTGTACCTTCCTCGTATACGGACCCGGTATCGCCGCCCGCGCATTGCCCCACGGCAATCTGGCCGACGTTGCCACCACAACGAGTGTCCTGCTGGGCGTCTCATTGCCCGAGTCCAAAGGGCAGGATCTCCTCAAGCAGTAG
- a CDS encoding efflux RND transporter periplasmic adaptor subunit — protein MSRTKSTGWATVAAALVIAAAAGSYSLMRGRNTEHYRTTVISRGDLLQTVSATGNPNAVVTVQVGTQVSGNIQALYADFNSHVTKGQLIARIDPTLFEARVQQAQAALDASKVAVVNAQAQIQARQADILTAKANLAAATANVLKAQAAVIDAKSKYERRHAMEDDKIFSKEDIETAKATLDTANGSLTAAKAQEDAARQGIASAEAQLAVAKAGLDSANAQVRQSAANLVQSQIDLDHTVIRAPVDGTVVARHVDVGQTVAASLQAPTIFEIAEDLTKMQVDTNVSEADIGKVEVGQESSFSVDAYPGRIFRGAVREIRKAPINVQNVITYDVVIGVNNEDLKLFPGMTATVKIVTGRREGVLKVPNAALRFRPDGSAPVPAMASRRGPAASAVWTMGPDGKPRRQTVATGATDGNFTEVSGNGVAEGTPVIVAATVGSGAAAKNAAPFGGSGNRGPRI, from the coding sequence ATGAGTCGCACAAAATCGACAGGTTGGGCCACGGTGGCGGCTGCCCTGGTGATCGCCGCCGCGGCTGGTTCGTATTCGTTGATGCGTGGCCGGAATACTGAGCACTACCGCACGACAGTCATCTCGCGCGGTGACCTGCTCCAGACCGTGTCGGCCACCGGCAACCCGAATGCCGTGGTCACGGTGCAGGTGGGTACGCAGGTCTCCGGCAACATCCAGGCCCTTTACGCTGACTTCAACAGTCATGTGACGAAGGGCCAGTTGATCGCCCGGATTGACCCGACTTTGTTCGAAGCCAGGGTCCAGCAGGCGCAGGCGGCGTTGGACGCGTCCAAGGTGGCGGTGGTGAACGCGCAGGCGCAGATCCAGGCCCGGCAGGCGGACATCCTGACGGCGAAGGCAAATCTGGCTGCCGCGACGGCCAACGTGCTGAAGGCGCAGGCGGCTGTCATCGATGCGAAGAGCAAGTATGAGCGCCGCCACGCGATGGAGGACGACAAGATCTTCTCCAAAGAGGACATCGAAACAGCCAAGGCCACGTTGGACACCGCCAATGGCAGCCTGACCGCTGCGAAGGCCCAGGAAGACGCGGCCCGTCAGGGCATTGCTTCGGCCGAGGCGCAACTGGCAGTGGCCAAGGCAGGTCTCGACTCCGCCAATGCGCAGGTGAGGCAGAGTGCCGCGAACCTGGTCCAGAGCCAGATCGATCTGGACCATACGGTCATCCGTGCCCCCGTCGATGGGACCGTGGTGGCGCGCCACGTCGATGTCGGACAGACCGTCGCCGCGAGCTTGCAGGCGCCCACCATCTTTGAGATCGCCGAGGATCTGACGAAAATGCAGGTGGACACCAACGTTTCGGAAGCCGATATCGGCAAGGTGGAAGTTGGGCAGGAGTCCAGTTTCAGCGTGGATGCCTACCCCGGCCGCATCTTCCGCGGAGCGGTTCGTGAGATTCGCAAAGCGCCCATCAACGTTCAGAACGTCATCACCTACGACGTGGTGATCGGTGTGAACAATGAGGATCTGAAGCTATTCCCGGGCATGACCGCTACGGTCAAGATCGTTACCGGCCGCCGCGAGGGCGTGCTGAAGGTGCCGAATGCCGCACTGCGATTCCGCCCGGATGGCTCCGCTCCAGTTCCCGCGATGGCCTCACGCCGGGGGCCGGCCGCTTCCGCGGTCTGGACGATGGGGCCCGATGGGAAGCCGCGGCGGCAGACAGTTGCTACAGGTGCAACGGATGGAAACTTCACGGAAGTGTCGGGGAATGGTGTAGCGGAAGGAACGCCGGTGATCGTCGCTGCCACTGTCGGCTCTGGTGCAGCGGCGAAGAACGCGGCGCCGTTCGGCGGCTCCGGCAACCGAGGGCCCAGGATTTGA
- a CDS encoding ABC transporter permease, producing the protein MKNLLESARMALAALSANRMRSLLTMLGIIIGVAAVIAMVSVGSGATERISEQIASMGSNLIIVMPGSLTSGGMRMGSGASLTLTEEDATAIAVECPSVSVAAPMVRSGAQVIYGNNNWATSVIGTVPSYLEVRDLTLDRGEPFTTQDIDSSARVALLGQTVVQNLFGGADPVGQTFRIKNVPFTVTGVLTPKGQNPMGQDQDDVILIPISTAKKRVLGTSQASSHSIGNVLVEAIGPSQMDPAIEQMTQLLRQRHHIQPGSDDDFSVRNLSEVFSAQEESANVMAILLGAIASVSLIVGGIGIMNIMLVSVTERTKEIGIRKAIGARMGDILSQFLVEAVTLSLVGGVAGIVLGLGGSWAISAIAHWSTQISLSAIALAFVFSALVGVFFGYYPARQAARLDPILALRFE; encoded by the coding sequence ATGAAGAACCTTCTGGAAAGTGCGCGGATGGCCCTGGCCGCCCTGTCGGCCAACCGGATGCGGTCGTTGCTGACGATGCTGGGCATCATCATCGGCGTGGCGGCTGTGATTGCCATGGTCTCCGTCGGGTCGGGTGCGACGGAGCGGATCAGTGAACAGATCGCCAGCATGGGCAGCAATCTGATCATCGTCATGCCCGGCAGTTTGACCAGCGGCGGCATGCGCATGGGCAGTGGCGCCTCGCTGACGTTGACCGAAGAGGATGCGACGGCGATTGCCGTGGAATGTCCGTCAGTGTCGGTTGCTGCTCCCATGGTCCGCAGCGGAGCGCAGGTGATCTACGGCAACAATAACTGGGCCACCTCGGTGATCGGCACGGTCCCGTCCTATCTCGAAGTCCGCGACCTGACGCTGGACCGTGGTGAGCCGTTCACTACACAGGACATCGACTCGTCCGCACGCGTCGCCCTCTTGGGGCAGACCGTGGTCCAGAACCTGTTCGGCGGCGCGGATCCCGTGGGGCAGACGTTTCGAATCAAAAACGTCCCCTTCACGGTAACCGGTGTACTGACGCCGAAGGGGCAAAACCCGATGGGGCAGGACCAGGATGACGTGATCCTGATCCCGATCTCCACCGCGAAGAAGCGGGTCCTGGGCACAAGCCAGGCCAGTTCGCATTCGATTGGCAATGTCCTCGTGGAAGCGATCGGCCCGTCTCAGATGGACCCGGCGATCGAACAGATGACCCAGTTGCTGCGGCAGCGGCATCACATCCAGCCGGGCTCCGATGATGATTTCTCGGTCCGCAACCTGTCTGAGGTCTTCTCGGCGCAGGAAGAGTCGGCCAACGTGATGGCGATCCTGCTGGGCGCCATCGCGTCGGTTTCGCTGATCGTGGGCGGCATCGGGATCATGAACATCATGCTGGTCTCTGTGACGGAGCGCACGAAGGAGATCGGCATCCGCAAGGCAATTGGAGCTCGCATGGGCGACATCCTCTCGCAGTTCCTGGTGGAGGCAGTGACTCTTTCACTGGTTGGCGGTGTGGCCGGGATTGTCCTGGGCCTGGGTGGATCGTGGGCGATCAGTGCGATTGCACACTGGTCCACGCAGATCAGCCTCTCGGCGATTGCCCTGGCCTTCGTATTCTCGGCGCTGGTGGGAGTCTTCTTCGGCTACTACCCGGCGCGGCAGGCGGCCCGCCTGGATCCGATCCTGGCGCTGAGGTTTGAGTAG
- a CDS encoding RrF2 family transcriptional regulator: MRNLSKKTQYSLRALYALGRHYGNGPVLIAKIAQEEVIPLEFLEKLLLDLKNAGFLDSRKGRRGGYLLARSPEQITVGAVIRSIEGPLAPLPCASETAFRKCDECVDIATCGTRIVMRQVRDAIAGILDNTSIADVIRRVEGAREQASEAESLMYYI, translated from the coding sequence ATGCGGAACCTCTCGAAGAAGACCCAATACAGCCTGCGTGCTTTGTACGCCCTGGGCCGCCACTACGGGAATGGGCCGGTGTTGATCGCGAAAATTGCGCAGGAAGAAGTGATCCCGCTCGAGTTCCTGGAGAAGCTGCTACTGGATCTCAAGAACGCTGGCTTCCTGGACAGCCGGAAGGGGCGCCGCGGGGGTTACCTGCTGGCCCGTTCCCCCGAGCAGATCACCGTGGGCGCGGTGATCCGCAGCATCGAGGGGCCCCTGGCGCCCTTGCCCTGCGCCAGTGAAACGGCCTTCCGCAAGTGCGACGAATGCGTCGACATCGCCACCTGCGGGACGCGCATCGTGATGCGCCAGGTGCGCGACGCCATCGCCGGCATCCTGGACAACACCTCCATCGCTGACGTGATTCGCCGGGTGGAAGGCGCCCGCGAACAGGCCAGCGAAGCCGAATCCCTGATGTATTACATTTAG
- a CDS encoding putative sensor domain DACNV-containing protein, with protein MARAAALRIHERFQRLFATSKLAEPQRSSCVDLATLEAAIDVAFWASLRREEGYAPHVSLAFLRPDSTPSPLTLAPPLVLTPQSLTRVAPAVDRPGIHVGVWHENGVLTAWGATHHLPPLTAILDVVAPGLMVIKYTRGEDAGKFVNIAVIEGDQLKMIDPSGTSLPECPSRLTPLLGIEMQFRSQDAPGVLLQFAVSMRAHQRGGALLLVPAASESWQESILSPPGYVVSPAYSAVPAGESAGPGAAPIEELRRKIESVAGLTAVDGATILNDRFEVLAFGAKIIRRRGAPPVAQVTLSEPIEGSLASVIEPSQLGGTRHLSAAQFIQDQQDAVAMVASQDGRFTVFWWSECDGMVHARRVESVLL; from the coding sequence ATGGCCCGAGCCGCTGCCCTGCGAATTCACGAGCGGTTTCAACGTTTGTTTGCGACTTCAAAACTGGCGGAGCCGCAGCGAAGTTCCTGTGTGGACCTCGCCACCCTTGAAGCAGCCATCGATGTCGCCTTCTGGGCCAGTCTGCGCCGCGAGGAGGGTTATGCGCCGCATGTCTCCCTGGCCTTCCTGCGACCCGATTCCACGCCGAGCCCGCTTACACTGGCGCCGCCCCTGGTGCTCACCCCCCAGTCGCTGACCCGGGTGGCTCCGGCCGTCGACCGTCCCGGCATCCATGTTGGGGTTTGGCACGAGAACGGGGTCCTGACCGCTTGGGGAGCCACACACCATTTGCCGCCCCTGACCGCGATCCTGGACGTGGTGGCGCCGGGCCTGATGGTCATCAAGTACACACGCGGCGAGGATGCCGGAAAGTTCGTGAATATCGCGGTGATCGAAGGTGATCAGCTCAAGATGATCGACCCCAGCGGGACCAGCCTGCCGGAATGCCCTTCCAGGCTGACTCCGCTGCTCGGCATTGAGATGCAGTTCCGTTCCCAGGATGCGCCCGGCGTGCTGCTGCAGTTTGCCGTCTCCATGCGGGCACACCAACGCGGGGGCGCCCTGCTGTTGGTTCCGGCCGCTTCAGAATCCTGGCAGGAATCCATCCTGTCGCCCCCCGGCTATGTGGTCTCCCCTGCCTATTCAGCCGTGCCGGCTGGTGAATCCGCCGGGCCAGGCGCCGCACCGATCGAAGAACTGCGGCGAAAGATCGAGAGCGTCGCGGGACTGACGGCGGTGGACGGCGCTACGATTCTGAACGACCGCTTTGAGGTGCTGGCGTTTGGCGCCAAGATCATCCGCCGCCGCGGCGCGCCGCCTGTCGCGCAAGTCACGCTGAGCGAGCCCATCGAGGGCTCACTTGCCTCGGTGATCGAGCCCTCCCAACTGGGGGGCACACGCCATCTATCCGCGGCGCAATTCATCCAGGATCAACAAGATGCCGTGGCCATGGTGGCTTCGCAGGACGGCCGGTTCACTGTTTTCTGGTGGTCGGAGTGCGACGGCATGGTGCACGCGCGCCGTGTGGAATCCGTACTGCTCTAG